A genomic stretch from Bacteroidota bacterium includes:
- a CDS encoding flavin reductase family protein, whose amino-acid sequence MKLHFEPKDIPIQQVHQYLLGGVQPRPIALVSTLSAEGYPNLSPFSFFNAFGANPPIVAFSPSRRGRDGTVKDTYNNLVATKECVIQAVPFAMVQQVSLASTEYPAGVDEFVKAGFTPEPSDLVKPARVKESPFQMECILKQMVDLGGLPASGNLAICEVVKFHIAEDIIVDNIIHPDLIDLVGRQSANYYTRASGDSVFEVAKPLARTGIGFDNLPKFIVHSHILSANNLAQLANSEQIPDANQARKEVETL is encoded by the coding sequence GTGAAACTGCACTTCGAACCGAAGGATATTCCGATCCAACAAGTGCACCAGTACTTGTTAGGCGGAGTTCAGCCGCGTCCGATTGCACTGGTGTCGACACTCTCGGCCGAAGGTTATCCGAACCTCTCCCCCTTTTCGTTTTTTAACGCGTTCGGCGCCAACCCGCCGATTGTCGCTTTCTCCCCCTCGCGTCGGGGCCGCGACGGCACCGTCAAGGACACCTATAACAACCTTGTAGCGACAAAAGAGTGTGTCATTCAGGCAGTCCCGTTTGCGATGGTGCAGCAGGTCTCGCTCGCGTCGACCGAGTATCCCGCCGGTGTCGATGAGTTTGTCAAGGCGGGGTTTACGCCTGAGCCGTCCGACCTGGTCAAACCGGCCCGAGTGAAAGAGTCGCCGTTCCAAATGGAGTGTATCCTCAAGCAGATGGTCGATCTCGGCGGTCTGCCGGCATCGGGTAATCTCGCAATCTGCGAGGTGGTCAAGTTCCATATCGCCGAGGACATCATTGTCGACAACATCATTCACCCCGACTTGATCGATCTGGTTGGCCGCCAGAGCGCCAATTACTACACCCGCGCCAGCGGCGACTCGGTTTTCGAGGTCGCCAAGCCGCTCGCCCGCACCGGTATCGGCTTTGACAATCTTCCCAAGTTTATCGTGCACTCTCATATTCTCAGCGCCAATAACCTCGCGCAACTCGCCAACTCCGAACAGATCCCCGACGCGAACCAAGCCCGCAAAGAAGTCGAAACGCTT